The DNA sequence ATGTTACTAACATGTATTTCTGTGTTAAATTTATAATTCTTAGTTttgtgtttggttgtttttttgtttttttcttttactgtggtACTGTTTAGTACAGttgtgtgattttaaaaaagacataTTTGTGTTCCAGTAATCTGGTAATAAAAGCACTTTGCATCGAAATATATCGATGTGGTACAGATGGAGAGTGAGATTTACTCATGATTTTGGATTTTTGCCAGGCACTGCGGGATGGAAACAAACTGGCACAGATGGAAGAGGCTCCACTTTTTCCTGGAGAATCAATCAAAGTTATCGGTAAGTGTACCACTGAGTGCTGCACTGAATACTATTAAATtgctgctttatttaaaaacagaatattaCTTCCTTATGACCTTTGTTATTTAATTCAATGCCACTTAATATTAGAtgtggatttcttttctttgtcttgtaAGTCCAAGTGTAGGAAGGAGAAATTAGATCCAGAGGATGACTTGCTCCATGCAGATAATACTTCTTTTCCTAAGGATTTTTTGTTCCATAGAGGTGTATGTATTGCATTTCTGCTTGGGGGCGCCAAGAATAGGTCATTGATTCAAaattcttacagaaaaaaagatgaagttaTGGTAAACTTAGCTTCCAGTACTTAGTGGGATTTATTTCACTCTGGCATGTGACAGCAAGCTCTGTGCTAGCAGTGCAGTATTTGGCTAAGAAAGAATACCAGCGAAAAAAAGATATGGGCATAGAACTGAATTACTTGGAGATTGGGTGCATGTGGATCAGTAATTGCCACTTTAGGGTGAGTGTGGGTGCTCTGCAcctcagggcagggagcagagctgcctgcaccTGGGGGTACCTGCGGATACTGGGGACCTGCCTGCCCTTGCTGCAGCCTTGCCCCaagtgccaggagctgctgagcagcagtggggctgaggAATTTGATTGCTTTCATtgttgagataaagacaacTCTGCAGGAATAGACTTTCCTAAAGAGCTCAAGCATCAAAGTCTTACAGACCTGCCAAAATGTTGTGAGTTTCAAGTCAAAATAGATTGTTATGCAACAAATGTCTATAATAGTAAAACAAAGCTTTAATTGATCTGTTTTCCAGCTAAGGATGTTATGTATATCTGTCCATTTATGGGAGCAGTCAGTGGTACACTCACAGTGACGGACTTCAGAATGTTTATCAAAAGTGTTGAGAGGGTAAGCACTATCTGTCTGCCTATTGTCTCAGGTAGGAATGTTGCTGACGTAGATTTCAGAAAGTGACAAATTCGGTGAAGTGTGATGTTTCACAGCAGTTTACTAAACAGGAATTACTGTTGGCTCTAATGAAACACACATGAATAatattaatttgtatttcttctaATGTAATAAAATCTATTTGTTTTATATACAAATTTCAGGATCCACCTTTTGTTGTTGATGTTCCCCTTGGAGTTATAAGTAGGGTTGAAAAAATTGGAGTACAGAGCCATGGAGATAATTCATGTGGTATAGAAATAGTTTGCAAGGTAAGGCATGGTAGAGATTTGTTAatagtattttcatttcatttttctgtaagaAGAATCTGCCAGCCCATGTGCTGTTTTTCTGCCTGATCAGTTCCGTCTTCGAATCGTGCTTCGTTTATTTCAATTCCTCTATCATACTAGCAGTCTTAAACACTTCTGCCTTTTGTCTGAAGAGtgaattcaaaggaaaaatggCAGTTTTTATATCAAGCATCTCTAATGACAGTCCTAGTTATCTCATATGAATGATTACAGAACTGTGTGCTATTGGGGGTTAGGTGATGTCAGTGACTTAGTGTTGCTATGTCTTCATTCAGTCAAATGTCTtataactgctttttctttttttttttaatttatcataGAGTAAAACTGCAACTTATTTTTGACAGGATATGAGAAATTTGCGGCTGGCCTATAAACAGGAAGAGCAGAACAGACTGGAGATCTTTGAAAACCTTGTAACACGTGCATTTCCTGTTTCTAATGGGCTGGTAAGTCTTGAGATGGAGAGGAGGCTGTCACTGGCTCTCCTCTTTTGGGAAAGTGTAGGGGAGGAAATACAAAGGCTGTATAACCAACTTTGAAGTGTTGATTCATAAAATCTGTTGCAGAGCAGGCAGGCCACTCTGACCCTTTGTGCTTTTTGCATTAATTCATCAAACACTGCTGTGTCCTGCTATTGGTGAAGTTAATTTCTATGTAACCCTTTAGATCTAGGTTTGCCTAATGTTGCTGATTAAGAGTATGTACGTACTGTCTCTTATTTTCTGCAGTAGATCGTTAAATCTAGAAGTTCTGTCTAATACAACAAATAGGTACAATTAGTCTTGTTATTAGTTGCTGCAGAATTCTATTTCATTTGCTTGTGTGAGTAAGGAACTGGTTGGGAGGTGGGAAACCAATTTTTTCATCTTGGCATTGCCATTTATGTATTATGTGATCAGAGGCAAGTAACttcaattttctgtttcctatcttggtttttttaactttaaactCATACGTAATGGAACTCATACTTAAGGGAAAAAACTATCTTCTTTCTAGCTCAGTGTTTTCCAGTCCTGACTGAAGGTGTTATGTCTGCTTTAGGTTTGAAATACTGAAGTGTTGACTATTTTGTAGTTATTGTGCTTACAAACTGTTAGGCAGTCATTTATGATTTGTTTTTTTAGCCTCTTTTTGCATTCAGCTATAAAGAAAAGTTTGCTGTTAATGGCTGGAAAGTGTATGATCCAATGGCAGAATATAAGAGGCAGGTAAGTTACAGAATAGTTGGTGAACTTTTTTCTCCATCTCCCCCAGTGCCatttaaacaaggaaaaaaatgtcacaaATGTTAATAAGAAAACTCATCATTTTCAGCTCTTGCTACATAGACTGACTGTCTGTATCTCTTGTTTAGATAATAAAATGTAAGTGGCCTGCGTTTGAGTGTGTTGAGCACCTGCTAAAGTTGGTGGAGATACAGGTGCTGAGTACTTGAGCGAATTGGTCTAACTTAACATGGTTCTGAAATCCACATTTTTCAAGTGCTTTTTCTACAAAACACaggttttataaaaaaattgatTTGAATAAGCATCACTAAAGAGAAATGTAAttcaaaaattacatttttaaaatgtaattttaaatctACATTCTCCATATGGTTATTTTCCTTATCAGTTTAGTAGGAAAGACTTCCGTTGCATTATGATTCAGTATGAAGACCTAAGTTTatagcttattttaaaaaaatgtgggcatgccttttttttaaaagtatgcaGCATGTAAAATTTTTCATTGCCCTAAACTCAGATATGTAAAGGTTTAACTTGAAAGAtacaaaattgttttgtttccatGCAGGGCTTGCCCAATGAGAGTTGGAAGATATCCAAAATTAACAGCAGCTATGAGCTCTGTGATACATACCCTGCTGTTCTTGTTGTGCCAACCAGTGTAAAGGACGATGACCTCTCAAAAGTGGCAGCATTTAGAGCAAAAGGGAGAGTTCCTGTAAGTGAAATTTGTACAAGAGAATAGAAGTGTTTTAGAAATTTGTagcttttaagaaattaatagtgttcttttagggtttgttttttaaacaacagTGGGATGGCTTCCTTCTTGAATTGGGGTGGGgggcaaagaaagaagaattagACTCAATGGGTTTAGAACTGAAGGGAGCAACTCTAGCGTGAGTTTAATTGCACAATTATTGTGCTATGTGGTAAGTTTTTTGTTGGATTAGCACTTCTAGGCCACAATGGTATCTGATGCTCTGGCATGTATTAGCTTGTGTTCTGATTTGGAGTAGAATGTGTCATAGCCATAGTGCTTTGCTTGAGAATAGAATAGACAAGGTAGCATTAGAACTCCTTTAAATATGTTAGACTGTGTTGGTTTTCATGCTTAGCAAGGGAGTGTATAGGTCCATATTTTTTCACATGGAAGCAGTTTTTATTCCTCCATTGcccttttcttcccaaataGAATAATACAGGCTTAGTTGCTGTTAGAAATAAAAGCTAAGATGTTTAGAATCACTCTGTGTTTCAGGCTCAGATTTGGGATGAGCAGTCAGTGCTGTTGTGCTGTCAATATGCTTTTGCATCAGCCTGTCCTTAAACTTTCATTTGTTGATTTGCCAGGAGATAATGCCAGATAGGCAATGTGATTGTCTAGTTGTTCTCTGGCCTGCTGCTTTTATAGTAGTGTAGTAAATGAAATAGTTTTCTCTTATTCCAGGTGTTATCCTGGATTCATCCTGAGAGTCAAGCAACAATAACACGATGCAGCCAGCCATCAGTTGGCCCAAATGATAAGCGTtgcaaggaagatgaaaaatatttgcagacaATTATGGATGCCAATGCTCAGTCACATAAACTTATCATCTTTGATGCCAGGCAGAATAGTGTTGCAGACACAAACAAGGTAGGTTTGTATCATAACTGGCATTGGCTCATCAGCCGTATTGCAAGGCTGAAGCTTGAGCCAGATATCAGAATGTGGAGAATCTGATGTTGAAAAGAGATATGAAAAGGTGCCTAAAGAGGACAGGGGAAGGAAGGTAAGTTGCTTGTAGCATTTTGGAAAGGCTGGCAGGAATCAAAGGCATCATGAAGATACAGCTGAGAAATTATGCAGTAAAGCTCATAGAAGACCAAAACTTTCATTAATAAAAAGAGGAAGACACATGGATCTATTATCAAATGTATCCTGTTACAATTAGAATTTCTTTCACATAAAAAAATCCAGGtcttttttgaaaaacagaagccaaaaatatgtttttatcaGCACTAAAATAATCACTTATcggaaaaaaatgctgtaactTGAGAAAAATAACTCTCTCCACCTTATACTGAAGTCTTGTACATGTACTCATTGTCTGTTTTTACCTTTTGAATGACAGGCTAAAGGTGGAGGATATGAAAGTGAAAGTGCCTACCCAAATGCAGAGCTGGTCTTTCTGGAGATTCATAACATACATGTCATGAGAGAATCCCTGCGGAAACTTAAAGAAATTGTTTATCCTACTATTGATGAGACTCGGTGGCTGTCAAACGTGGACTCCACACACTGGCTGGAATATATAAGGGTAAAATGCTTTTGATGTAGAAAATCAATTACTTTTTGAACCATGTTTTTAACTtgcacttctgaaaatattgctaaaataaTGCTGAAACTCAAGCATGTTGCTTTAATCAGAATAATCTTGTGAAAAAgtatcattttaaaataatcacttAGAATGCAGCATTTTAAGCATTCTATACTAATTTAGTGTTTCTAGTTTTATGTACTGGCAGATAGTGAGTTAATTCCCGATAATACAGTATCATATTTactgcagtgttttgttttcttgagaaGGAATGTTTGTGGGCTTCCAGGGTTATCCCTCTTGTTTGGAAGAATGCACTGGGAACTTCAGAGTATATTTGAGCCACTGCCAAAAGAACTTGACTGTGAATTCCACAGTCCTTCTCATCCTTCCCTCCTTCAGTACAATGTTACAGTTCTTGTGATGGGCACCTACATTTTCATGAGCTGTTGGTAACCAGTGATCTATCAGGCTATCATCTGCCCTATTATTtaacataatattaaaataaatcactacCACACTCAGTTTTACAGTCAGTTTCACTAACCTTTGAAATTATTGTAGAGTGGATTATTTCATTACCACATTCAATCCCCTGTTTATGAATAGTATGGATGGAGTGTAATTTGTTTGATTAGCAGCTGGCTCAATTGTCACTCATGCACAACATGTTTGGGATCATTCATTAGTTTGACACTCCGTTAAGCAGTGCCTGCTGACAAGTGCAGCAGAGCCAGTAGAGGGAGCAAACACGAAATTAAGAGCCAaatttaatgatattttttgaacagtttaattttcttgttaGCTTGAATTTGAGCTATTTGAAACAGCTTTGGGAATCCAAGCATCTCAAAAGCTTTTCTTATCAGCCTGGCCTTATACATTTGtagttttttgtgtttgttgtcACCTTTCATTGCCACTTACTCTGGTGGGGTTCCTGGATTAAGCAGTGTCGGGAGTGAACTTTGATACCACTGTCAGATAGGTGACAATAGCATAGCAAttagaaatttcatttaaattattttgaagagtTGATGCATGTGTGACATTCTTCATGGATCGGTCCCTTACATGCTACTTCACTTTAATGGTACTGACGGCAGAAACTGCAGGCTGATTTCTGAAAGGCTGCCATTATTGTGTTAACAGTGTTGATAGTACCTCTCTGAGATTTCTTCCAAGAGTTCTTTGCCTTTTGATTTGGCTTGCAGTAGCACTAACAATCCACAGCTTTACTCTAAACACATCTGTTGTTTTCTGGGCTCAAATGTGTGGACGTGTCCCAGTTGAATGCAATGCATTACTGGAAATTCACCTTCCAGCCCCTGGCACCCACAGTGCTTCAGAGATGGTCTAGGAGTGAAGGCACCAGTGTAATTCTCTGTGTGTGAAGACAGTGATAACAACATGAGTAGAGACACTTGGTGCTCATTGCAAACCCGGAGTATTTTCTGTCTGAGGGTAGAACTTGTGCTATTAACTATTTTTCAGTTCTCATTTTGTAAACCAGTCCAAAGGCAGTTATTCGTTAGGAGCCCTAACTGAAATACTGTGATGGTTACCAAGTTTTGAAAAATCTGTAAAGAATAATAAATTTCTAGAGGAAGCTGTTTTCTAAAGGCTGTTGTCCGAAGTGGAATAAAGTGCTTCACATACTCCACAGATATCTGCTGAATTAATagtaaatgtgttttctgtctcCTGTTCCCTGGTCATTTCCTCTACCTGTTCTGTTGtttatttccagctgttttccttcagaGACATCTGTATTCTCTTTAAAGCAAGCTAGTGCATACCTGTATGTTAAACAgattcattttctgcttttattgaaGACCAAACTGTTTTAATATTAATGCAATAGAGTTTTCTAACTGAAATGGTTGGCAGTTAACTAGTTCATACCACAAACTCTGTTCTCTCATAGACACTTCTGTATCATTGCTTGATATTTCCCCTCTGGGATCCTTCAGTTCTACCATAAAAGATATGTTCAATGAAAGGGAGAATCAATCGAAACTGTCTCTAAAACAGGGTTCTTGAAATAGGTTTGAAGACTGGTCTTGTGCACAGCTTCTCCAGCAAATGCTGGCTTTCCTACTTCTCAGAAGATGTTTTTGCATGCCTGGGAAGGGAAAAGtgcaaatattttgcaagaTTCCATTTTCTGATGTTGGAATGTAGAATAGGAATTCTTCTGTGGTCCCATTTCTAGTcgtagggtttttttccacatatttttCAGTGCCATGATAGTCATGTTAGAGACAAGTCTTCACAGGAGACAGAttatttaagttttttaaaaattagaggGTGACATCAGGGAACAAAAGAGGTGGGGTTTTGAGTGGGGAGAAGAGTAACAAGTTCACACTGGTGACCTCAGTCCTGTGTCATCTCTGTCCTGTGCTCTCCTGCATTGCTCCGGAATCCAGGCTATTGATGGTCAGCTCAGATGTACACTGTACAATGTACACTTCATGCAGCCACAAATCAGAACTGGCTCCCAgccaggggtttctggctgtgTTTGGGTTGTGTTTTGGTACAGACTAGTTGTATGATTTGTCCCTTTGTCTAAACTCAGTAGTTTCAGTTGAACTTGAAAATGGAGCAAGAAAGAGTGATTGATTAATGTGAAATGAACTTTTGAAAACCTCGAAACTTCAGCCTTTGGAATAGTTTACAGTATTTGTGTCTTTTCATCATAATACAGAATATCAGTTAATTTAGAGAAAGGATTCCCAGGTTTATTCGTTATGTGCTGCTAGTAATGGAGAGCTGGTAAGATCTCTGGACAAGAGAGTGCACACAGTCTTTGTACCTCTAGGAACATGGAAACCACTGTTTGGGAATCTCTGATTTAAAGCATTGTCATCAGGATGATCATGTAATtaatctgaaattttaaaacataatgaCATAAAGAGTATAAAATcttaacctctttttttttggtagagtTTTGGTAGTATTTAATATGcttgtttcttcatttttgtttaagATGCTTCTTGCTGGAGCAGTAAGAATTGCAGATAAAATTGAATCTGGTAAAACCTCTGTAGTGGTGCACTGCAGTGATGGCTGGGATCGAACTGCACAGCTCACTGCACTGGCCATGCTTATGCTGGACAGCTATTACAGAACCATCAAGGGCTTTGAAGTTCTTGTAGAGAAAGAATGGATAAGTTTTGGACATCGCTTTGCAATGGTAAGCTGGAAAATTTGGTGTGCAGTTTGTCACCTTCAGAGCTTTTGCTTTGAATATCATGTTTTTTCACAGTACTCTGCTAGATCTTAGTTATTGTCTCTGGTGTCCTTTTAATGGTCTGAGTGTGTCAGAGAACTGTgacccatttatttttaacaagaaaCCTCTATGTGACATATAatataaagtaaataaaatgaagtGGTTTGAATGCAATGGTGAGAAAAAGTCATGTGGCTTTTTTATGAGAATGAGGGGTTGTAACTTATGTTATGGAGCTTATGAATGGAGAACCAAGGAAAACAATTAAGGTTTCTAAAGTGTAAAATAGCTGGAGTTATTACTCTGATTTAAGGTTGAAGTGTTTATTTAACACATGGGCTAGTGGGGAATTAGAATAAATTGTTATGACATTCTGTGGGCTCTGACTCTTAAGATGATTTAGTAGAAATGGCATGTAGTTATGACAGGTGGATATGAAATAACCATTTTTTCAGTTCAGTCTTAATAAATTCCTACCAGCTTCAGCCACTGGTAGAAATCAGTGGCTGTGCAGTAGAAGGTGGGGAAGCAACTGGTAGagctttccagctctgctcaacACTGAAGGCATGTCCATAAGTTAATATTGGGATGCATTTTAGTAGCTGAAAAATACAGGTTAACATTATGGAAGACTCACTTGTCTTGTTCACTGCTAGAACATATATAAGAGTTCCTGAGCTTTGCAATGTTGGGATGAAGACTGAAATCAGTGTTTTGTGCTCTGACTTCCAGCGAGTGGGACATGGAGATGATGATCATGCAGATGCCGACAGATCTCCCATCTTTCTGCAGTTCattgactgtgtttggcaaatGACAAAGCAGGTAAGATGCTGAAGAGTGTATTTCTATGAGGTATCAGTCTTTATCTTTGAAACATGATTTGTGTAGAACACATTCCTTTACAGAGTAGTAGCACATTTAGCTGACGTTGGTTGCTCTGTGGCTGCACTATGTACACAGAGGGAAATTTCT is a window from the Vidua macroura isolate BioBank_ID:100142 chromosome 14, ASM2450914v1, whole genome shotgun sequence genome containing:
- the MTMR1 gene encoding myotubularin-related protein 1, which encodes MEEAPLFPGESIKVIAKDVMYICPFMGAVSGTLTVTDFRMFIKSVERDPPFVVDVPLGVISRVEKIGVQSHGDNSCGIEIVCKDMRNLRLAYKQEEQNRLEIFENLVTRAFPVSNGLPLFAFSYKEKFAVNGWKVYDPMAEYKRQGLPNESWKISKINSSYELCDTYPAVLVVPTSVKDDDLSKVAAFRAKGRVPVLSWIHPESQATITRCSQPSVGPNDKRCKEDEKYLQTIMDANAQSHKLIIFDARQNSVADTNKAKGGGYESESAYPNAELVFLEIHNIHVMRESLRKLKEIVYPTIDETRWLSNVDSTHWLEYIRMLLAGAVRIADKIESGKTSVVVHCSDGWDRTAQLTALAMLMLDSYYRTIKGFEVLVEKEWISFGHRFAMRVGHGDDDHADADRSPIFLQFIDCVWQMTKQFPAAFEFNELFLITILDHLYSCLFGTFLCNCEKERLKEEVSTKTVSLWSYINSQLEEFTNPFYVNYENHVLYPVASLNHLELWVNYYIRWNPRMRPQVPIHQNLKELLAIRTELQKKVEDLQREAATRSISSSSDRGSSPSHSATPVHTSV